In Pengzhenrongella sicca, a single genomic region encodes these proteins:
- a CDS encoding DUF2530 domain-containing protein has product MPTVRHLLLNPRDRRADPAPLAVDLTGVFGIGIAGWVVALIVTWFRWQAGQVPATSALTCVAGIALGVIAVIWARHQREPQVDAPAS; this is encoded by the coding sequence GTGCCCACCGTCCGCCACCTGCTCCTGAACCCCCGCGACCGGCGCGCCGACCCGGCACCGCTCGCGGTCGACCTGACCGGCGTGTTCGGCATCGGCATCGCGGGGTGGGTCGTCGCGCTGATCGTCACCTGGTTCCGCTGGCAGGCCGGTCAGGTCCCCGCGACGTCGGCCCTGACCTGCGTCGCCGGCATCGCGCTCGGCGTCATCGCGGTGATCTGGGCCCGCCACCAGCGCGAGCCCCAGGTGGACGCGCCCGCGAGCTGA